A stretch of the Mustela nigripes isolate SB6536 chromosome X, MUSNIG.SB6536, whole genome shotgun sequence genome encodes the following:
- the LOC132007095 gene encoding LOW QUALITY PROTEIN: doublesex- and mab-3-related transcription factor C1-like (The sequence of the model RefSeq protein was modified relative to this genomic sequence to represent the inferred CDS: inserted 1 base in 1 codon) translates to MDPNEMPAVPCCPSDPPIGLETGAPWGIELGPTRAVSRCARCYNHGFTDQIKDQDHFCLFKACECHKCAFSEHHSVLPAESALKREQGENLKRHLAQGQTRSEASPPKAHSHVKKLTIQAGALIHVHTHLLSMAGMVSDSTLCSLPLQTSAQGALLTSPTPKSLSLSWTPAALKTRLTISLSRKTHRAPALPRIDSALVLQPCAALGPVLLQPQIPESSDQDSDSASEWQRKLEAAEALLILRDSPQASSGSSSMLHPCVATNPAEDRGPQPPNPSLRPRXASSISLPTGHLGCISLLTWKPRRGGLTPLMLLQNV, encoded by the exons ATGGATCCCAATGAAATGCCTGCTGTGCCCTGCTGCCCCTCCGACCCCCCTATTGGGCTTGAGACTGGAGCCCCGTGGGGGATTGAACTTGGCCCCACAAGAGCTGTGAGTCGCTGTGCCCGCTGCTACAACCATGGCTTCACTGACCAAATCAAGGACCAGGATCACTTCTGCCTCTTCAAGGCCTGCGAGTGTCACAAGTGCGCCTTCTC GGAACACCACAGTGTCTTGCCTGCTGAGAGTGCCTtgaagagggagcagggggaaaACCTAAAGAGGCACCTGGCTCAAGGGCAGACGAGGAGTGAGGCCTCCCCTCCCAAAGCTCACAGCCATGTCAAGAAGTTGACCATTCAAGCCGGAGCCCTCA TACATGTCCATACACATCTTCTCTCCATGGCCGGCATGGTCTCTGACTCCACCCTGTGCTCTCTGCCTCTGCAGACAAGCGCCCAAGGAGCTCTGCTGACCAGTCCTACCCCAAAATCTTTGTCTCTGTCCTGGACTCCAGCAGCCTTGAAGACGCGACTAACAATTTCTCTTTCCAGGAAGACCCACAGGGCTCCTGCCCTGCCCAGGAT AGACTCAGCTCTGGTCCTCCAGCCCTGTGCCGCCCTTGGCCCTGTCCTACTGCAGCCGCAGAT CCCTGAATCTTCTGACCAGGACTCGGATTCCGCCTCAGAGTGGCAGCGGAAACTGGAAGCGGCCGAGGCTCTGCTGATTCTGAGAGACTCTCCCCAGGCATCTTCTGGCTCCAGCTCCATGCTCCATCCCTGCGTGGCGACAA ATCCTGCTGAAGATAGAGGACCCCAGCCTCCTAACCCTTCTCTGCGACCCA GAGCCAGCTCCATTTCTCTGCCTACTGGGCATCTGGGGTGCATCTCCCTCTTGACCTGGAAGCCCAGAAGAGGAGGCCTCACTCCTCTTATGCTTTTGCAAAACGTTTAA